A region of the Chlamydia felis Fe/C-56 genome:
AGGAAGTTGCCGATGTCCGTGAATACTGTAAGATTTTTGGATCTGATCTTCCTCAAATCATCAGCGATGAATTATTCAGAATAGAAAGAGAATTAAAATAATTAAATAATCAAAGTCACTTGTTATTTATGTTTTAGTTTTGGGGTTAATTATTTTTTATTTTTGAAATATTATTTTTGTTTTAAAATTAGAAAAATAATTAATCTCTTCTGGATAAATTACGGTGACACTACCTCCATCTTTTCTTACTTTTAATCGAAATGTTACGGCGGCATTGCTTGGTGATCAAGTAGATATGACAACGCCGTTTTCCAATGCCGTATTTCTTTTTCAAGAATTGGATCAAAAAGCCAGGGGATTAAAACATGCTCTAGGTTTATTGCAGGAAGCAGAGGCTAAATTACCCACACCACAAATATCTTCGGAGTTATCAAGAGAAATTTCTTTCGATCATTTTCCTGAAGGGAAAATCGCACCCTTTGTTATGCCAGATGTGAAGGATGTGACTGAAATTCTTGGAAATCCAAATCTTGCTGCAGCAAGACTTTTTATAGAAGGGTTGAATAAGAGTTTTGATGACTGTCTCCAGACAGTTGATAATGGTGGGGTTTTTAATCCTACAGCAGCCGAAGAAAAGCTTGTTAAAGAGTACAAAATAAAATTAGATACTTTGAAACAACAATTTACAGCAGGTAGTAACCCTACAGAAGCTCAATACAATGAGATATACGCTCTGCCAAAAGAATTTGTTGCTGCTCTAGAAAAGTTACAAGGTAAAGATGCTCCACCAAAAAGTAAGATCATTCATTTTTGGCAGAACATCATGGTCGTTTATAACGCTATGACTTCTTTATCTTATCCGGTTTCCAAAGAACTTAATGTTCAGCTTGCTGAATGCTCGTTAAATATTGATCAGGCAAACACTATTATTGAATTAATACGTCAATTCTCAAGTTCTCTTAAGGATTTGCTTAATCCCATTTGGAACGTTTCCCCAACAGCTTCCAATTTGGATGGTTCTGGTTATAACGCTATGCAGGGTGGTATGACGCGAACTTACTTAGTGCTCGGTGGGGTGTATCGCATGCTTATGGATAAGTATGCAACTCAATCTCAAGACGCTATGTCTGAGGAAGTTAGAGCCGGAGTGACTACCTTCATAAATGCTTTGCAGGGTTTGAAGGTGAACAACAGCGTTAATTTAGCTAATTTTTTAAGTTTGCAGTATGCGTATTTAACTTGTGTGGGACAGTTCGGAATATTGCCCGACACGGTAGATAACAAATATAAAGAGGTCCTTCAGGCAGAAAAAGCTTTTTGGGACAACAGGGGGAATAATAATTTTAGCATAGCTTCTGGAGCTCTATCAACATTTGTTAATAATCCCTACGGTTCGAGTGACGGTATAAAATTGTTTTCTTCTGAAAAAACTCCTAATCCCACATTTTTTAAGGAATGTGTTGAATTGATGACGAAAAAGCCAACAGAAGTCATGTCTTGTACGGATTATCAGAAAGTCATCGATGGGATGAATAATGGAATCAAGCAAATTCAGGCTCAAATTGATAAATGGACGCAACAGTCTGCGGAGTTAATGACTAAAAAAGCTTCCATGGAGCCTGAGAGTTTGAATTACTTCACTAGCATGACAGAAGGTAAAAAGATCTTTGTAGAGACTTCTCCGATACAAATGGTCTATTCTTCTTTAATGTTAGATAAGTACTTGCCTAATCAGCAGTATGTTTTAGAGACATTAGGGGTGCAGATGACCTTCTCTAATAAAGCTGCTAAATATATGAATCAAATCATCAACTATGTTACGAACTTCCAAACTGCAGATGTGTACTATTCTCTTGGTATATATTTGCGCCAAATGAATCTTCACGCTCTCACTGATGCTCAAGGAAAAGCTCAAGGGGTTTTAGATAAGGAGAAGGTGCGTTGTAGAAGTGATATTGCGCGTTGCGAGAGGGCAAAAGCTGAACTAGCAAAGATTATAGCTGAAATAGAAAGTGATGCGGAATTAACTCCTTCTCAACAGCGAGAGCTTCGTATGACTGTTTCTGGGTATGAATTCCAGTTTAATGCTCTGATACGTAATTTGGGAAATCTTTACGTTTTTCTAGACGAAATGCGATTGAATTCAGTGAATAATCCTGACGATATTGAGGAGGCCTTTCACATTCTAGTTAATGGGACTCAATCTGAGGATTGGCCACGATTCCTATCGGCATTTGAAAGCTTTGTTATTGAAGGTGGTGATAACGGGGTTGTCCCGGGTGGTGAGCAGCAGATTTTACAGAGTTTAGAAGCTACCCAGCAGAATTTTACAACCTTTAACCAGAACCAACAGCTAGCGTTACAATTAGAATCTTCTGCAATTCAGCAAGAGTGGACTATGGTTAGTGCTGCTCTAGCACTGATGAATCAGGTATTTGCGAAGTTAATACGTAGATTTAAATAGGTGAAGTGATGAAAAACTCTCCAATACAAAGATACCAACAGCCTAATCAGATTTTTGAAGGCCCAGTGTTTGCTGAACGTCGTGTATCTCCTGCGGAGGTGGCTGCGGATTATACAAAGATGAATGAGGTTGCTTCTCACCTAAAAATCATGCAAGACCTACTTCGAGAAGCAAGTGACTTAGGATTGAATAGAGAGTTTATTGCATCTTTAAATCAGGATTTTTTAAACACAGGCTTTGAGCTTGCTGTGATACAAACTACGCTTGCGGAAAAGGAAAATAAAGAGATCCGCAAGCAAAATAATAAAGTTTTTCAAGAGCATTTGGATAGAATGTCTCCCCAGGCATTGACAACGGCTCCTGAGATTTCTCCAGGTAAAGATTCCATTGTGAATAAAATGCCTTTTCAATCGGCATTTGCTTATATCCTTTTAGATAAATATATCCCTGAGCAAGAAACAGCTTTGTATGCTTTAGGAAGAGAATTAAATCTTTCAGGATATGCTCAGAATCTCTTTAGCCCTCTTTTAGAAACGATAAAGAGCTTCAATTCTGCTCCAATTACCTATAATTTAGGATCATATATTTCTCAGACTTCGGGAACAGCAAATTTTAAATATGGCTATCAGATAATTCTCGATCGCTATGAGGAAGAACGTTTGCAATTAAGAAATGATATGAGGAGTGCTGAGAATGCTCAAAAGTTGTTAACCCAAATTTCTAAGAATATTCAGGAGAATAACTCTCTTTCTGATGTTCAGAAAAAACAGCTTCAGGACATTGTGACTAGCTATGCCAGTGAGCTCAAGATTATGATGACCCAGATGACAACTCTTCTGTTTAACCTGAATACTCTTGTTTTCATGCCAGGAGATAATGAGTATGAGGCTTCCTATAAGATTATGGGGGCTGATTTTTCAATTGTTACCTTGCAAGACTTAGAACATCAGGTTGTTGACGGGGAGATTGATGTCGCTACAGGAACTGCAAAAGGAGGGTTGCTTAATTTCTTCAACAAGTGTCTCGCTGATGTACAAAATTATGGAGATTTAGCACAAACGCACCAGCTAATGCTAGAGCTTCAAATGCGAGCTTTGCAACAGGAATGGAGTTTAATAGCTGCATCGTTGAAAACAATGCATAATGTCTATCGAACATTAATCAATTCTTATTAGAATTGGAAGCCAGCGGTTACGTTTATAGCACGCTGGCAGCCCCAACGACCTTCAACACTATAGAAGAAATTATCAGCTGCGCAGCTTGTTGCTCCGCAGCAAAAGTTTACTCTATGGAAGTTGGTGATTTTTCGTACTTTAAATTTTAGGTTAGAGAATTGGCTCTCTAGGCGTTGGAAACTATCTGCAGGAGCTGTTCTTGAAGCGCTTCCTATAGCCACAGAAACGTAGGGAAGAATATAATCGTTGATATAGGTGGTAATCCCTATATTTGCAGACCATTCCTTATAGCTGATTTTACCATTAGAATCTTCGAAGTATACTTCGGGATTTGCCTGGCTGTTGACGATGATGTAGTTGACAGGACATGCTGCATGACGGTAGTCCCCACCAATGCCAATGAAGGAAACCCCATCTTTCCATAGGATCTTTTTTAAGCTTAAATCCCAAACAAAACCGTAGTTACTTTGTACTTCTACTAAACCGTCGGTCACTTGTGATTCGGAAGCAAGTGGAGAAGAAGTGAAGTCTCTATAAGCATTAAGAGGAAGACGGTAATATTGCTTTAATCCTCCGATTTTTACGTCAAAGCTAACATCTAACAGGGGGATCGCTGCAGGTGAGGTGTCTTGGATGGCTACAGAGGCAAAAACGCAGCTAGAGCTAACCTGAGAGTCGTTTAAATCAAAGTCAAAGTTTTTTACCGTTGAGGTAATTGTGGGCTTAGGTCCTGTTCCCGAAGTGTTTACAGATGTCACCACAGGAACATCTTTCACTCTGGCACTTTCCGAGAAAATATAATCTCCAGAAAATCCTATTTTTAAGCTTCCTGTAAGTGCTGCAAAAAGGTTGTAGCTATTGCAGATTTCAAAAGCACACATTCCCTTTTGTTCGGGATTGATACCGGGAATTACAGGATACGCAGGATTTCCTGCTGACATAGCATTAAGGGTAGAAGAAGAGAAAATTCCTGACAAAGCAAGGAGAGAGAAGGAGGCTAAACGTAGATGCTTTTTCAGCTTGCTATTCATTTAGTGGATGACCTTATTTACTATGCGTTATAAATTCATCTTTAACAAATGATAAAAAAATGTACAAATGAAAAACTCTACGGGAATGAGACTTCAGTCTAGGAAAACGAGAAAAGTGAAAAAGCCCACCTTTTAAAGATATTCTTCCTTAGTATTTCTTTGTAAAAGAGCGGCGATGCCTTCTTTGATATCGAGATTTTCGTATAGAACACGATAGATTCCCGTAGTTATCGGCATGTCAATTTTATGATGTTTAGCAATTTGATATGCTGAAAGTGCTGTATAGGCCCCCTCAACAACCATGCCAATTTCTGCTTTTGCCTGCTCAAGAGTTAATCCTTGAGCTATCAATTTCCCAAATTTTGTATTTCTACTTAGAGAAGAAAAGCATGTTGTACAAAGATCTCCAAGACCTGCTAAGCCATTCAGAGTGTCGGGACGACAATCCATAATCGTTGCGAATTTGCGTATTTCATGCAGGCCGCGAGTCACTAGTCCCGATTTTGCGTTGTCTCCGAAATGAAAGCCGTCAGAAATTCCACAGGCTATGGCTATGATGTTTTTTAAAGCACCACCAAGAGCGACTCCTTTAAGATCGCTATTGGGATATACACGAAATGTGGGAGTGAGAAAGGCATTGTGTATTTTCTTCAGGGTATCAGGATTATACGCGCTAATTACTACCGAGCATGGGCAGCCCTTAAGAACCTCTCTGGCTATAGAAGGTCCACTAAGATAACCAAGATATTGAGAAGCATTGTTACCGAAAATCTCTACAACAATTTCACTGAGCAGCAATCCTGTATGCTGTTCTATTCCCTTTGAGGTAATAACAAAAGGAACTTTGAGATCGGTAATTGCTTTTAGTTGTTCAGATACGGGACGAATTCCAGCGGAAGATACACCCTCCACAATCATAGATGCTTCATTCACAGCTTCTTCCATATCTGTAGTGAATGATAAATTCGGATGTAAAGGAATATCAGGAGCTTGGGGATGGCGTTTCTCTATTTGTAGTTGCGCAATCAAATCAGGATTGCGAGCCCATCCGACAACGCGATAGCCCTTATTTGCTAACAAGGATGCGAGACAAAATCCCCAGATGCCCATACCTAAGTAGGCAATTTTCTCTTTCATGAGGCCTCAAAAAATGGTTCCTCGAAAAACGCTTTGTTTTCCCAATGTAAGGAAGTAGAGGTTGAAGGATAATAGAAATCAGCTTCTAATTCAAATGTTGTGTTTGGAGAAAGTTTTTTCCCAGTGACTTTATGGAAAATTTGACGTTCTCTAGCGGACAGAGCTTCTCGCACAGTAGCAGGACTATGATTGCCTTCGAGATTTTTTAACGGAGCAAAACATTCCTGGCGTGGATAAACAAGCGTTTGGCAGCGTTCGCTAAAGCAAAATAGATCAAAAATAAATTCTTCGAATTTCCAAGAGTTTTTTTCAGAGGAATATAATCCTAATTGTTTCGCATGTTTATGTGCTTTATAAAGAGGAAGTTCTCTTAGAGCTGCGTGAGCTATGAAGTCCATAGATAAGCAGTAGAGACCAATATTCGCTAAGCAGTATTTCAACGTTCCATCAGGATTAGTGGCAAAACGTTCTTTTTGAGGGATTTCAGAATACTCAATAACCGAGGTTTTTCCAGAATCATTAGATTGAACTAAGATGCCTACGTCTTCAATAGCTGTTTGTCGTAGAGCAGCTTTGATAGTCACCTCGTTATTTTCCATGCTATGGAAACCACAAAGTTCCACATCAAAGGGTAAGGCTAGAGGATTATCGATAGGAATAACACTTACCATTTCAATCCCTGCATCTCGCCACTTTCTCCATAATCCTGAGGTATATAGAAGAGTCGCTAGACAACCATTTCCATTAGGCCCTAAAGATAAAGTATCAGTATCTTCCAAGAAGAGATCTCCTGATAAAGATAATAGGGGCCAAAGAGGCTGGCAAAAAAAGTCCACTTGATTGGGATCAAGATGGAAATAATCGTTGGATTCAAAATAGGAACGTGTCTGACGATTATTTAATGGTGAGGTCATAAAGGCTAAGGGCAAGGGCTGATTTGCTAGCTTACTTGCCGCGCAGACTTTTTCTGCAACAAGCTGAAATAAGGGTTTCTTTTTGATAGGAGATACGGGGAAAAGTCCTTTGGGTCCATCACACTTCAGTCTAGACCCTTGTCCTCCAGCAAGTACAACACAGGCAACCTTCTTTTCTTTTAGAAGATTTGTTCCTACTTGAGTTCTTTCAGGATCTTCTCCTGAGGAAGAAAAAGAAGTTAAAGGATGGAAATTTTTTAGGATAGATCTTGGAGAAGTGATAAGTTGACGTTGTTTATGAAAAAGATCAATGTCTATAGAAGAAAGTTGATGATAGAGCCGTTGTTGTTGTTTTAGAGAAAGGGACGACCACGAATCTAATAAATGCTCCTGATTAATAGACTTGAGTTTTTCTGTTAGTGAAGACTTTTCCACGGCAGACGGGAAGATTACAGAATCGGTCATTACAGTTAGCCTTGCGTTCCTATCTCTTGATGTTAGAATACTTATTATTCTTGATCTTTTCGATGATTTTTCTACGGTTAATTAATTCTAGTAATTTATGCTGATGCTCTTGTAGACGCTTACAGGAGATGCTGTGTTGTTTATAAATAGATACTTGTAATGTTTGCAAGTGTTCTAGAAGCGAATTGTAATGTTCTATATTATTTCGGTATAAAAACCTTTCCTTTCTGATTTTAGAAATCAGCATCATGCGTTCTTTTATATCGGCAAGCTCTTGGGATAGATAATGCTTTTTACTTTTAAATTGTCGTACTTTTAATAAGGAATGATAAATTTCTACCTTTGATAAAATAGACAGGATAGCTAATTTATTATTCAAGTTCTACTAAAGCCTCCAATTCTTTCAATGTGTTTTCCAGCTGACAATAGCTTGACAGTGGTTGAGCGAGGAATTTTTTTATGTTCGGAAGAATTTTTACAGCGTCATCAAGATCTTTGTCATGTCCTGGAGTATAGGCTCCTAAATGGATAATATCTAATGCTTCTTGGTAGGTTTTTAATAATGAGCGGAGTTTTTCAGCGGCTGCATAATGATGAGGAAGAGAAAGCTTTTTCGCGGATCTCGATAGGCTGAGAAGGATATCAATAGGAGGAGAGGCTAAAGCTTTTCCCTGGTTGGTAAGGAAAAAATGTCCGTCTAAGAGTGATTTGAGGTAATCAGTAAAGATATCTGGATGATTGGGGTAGTGTAAAATAGCATATAAAGCGGTTATGGAGCCGCGATCGTTGTTTCCCGCACGTTCTGTAAATTCTGAGACATGATGGAAAACATAAGCTGCGTAATTATGCGCGGCTAACGTTTCTCCTGTTGCTAAGGCAACTTCCTGAAGAGCCGCAATCCATCGTGATAGAGAGTCCATAATGAACAAGACATCATGACCCTGATCGCGGAAATATTCGGCTATTGTCATAGCCGCACGTCCTGACATCACTTTTGTTGGCGCTGTTTCATGTGCAGGCGAGGCAATAATAACTGTGCGGTGTTCTTGTAATCCTGAAGCGTGTTGTTCTATATATTCACGAACTTCTCGTCCTCGTTCCCCAATAAGGGCAATTACGTTAATCGTAGATTTTGATCCGGAGGCTATTGTAGATAGGAGAGAAGATTTCCCGCTTCCGGGTTCTGAAAATACACCAATACGTTGTCCTTTCCCTAAAGTTAAAAAAGCATCAATAACCTTAATCCCTGTGGGGAAAATTTCTTGAATAGGCTGTCGAGACATGGGGAGTGGCGGAGGCGATATCAGGGGTTTGATATGTGTTTTGGGCAGGTTTTCTTTATTATCTAATGGATTTCCGAAACCATCTATTACACGGCCCAAAAGGTGGTCTGAAAGATGTAGGGATGGGGGACGTCTTAGGGGAAGAACCTCAGAACCTAAAGTCACATAGTGCATGGGAGATAGGGACATGAGCAATGTGGTTTGGTTATGAAATCCGATAACTTCAGCAAGTAGATCAGGATATTTTGGTGTGCAAACACGACAAAGTTCTCCGAGGCAGGCGGAAAGTCCTTGAGCTTCTAAAAGAGTTCCTGAAACCTTAGAAAGGAGCCCACAAGAGCGGTAAGGTTGCCAATATTGGATTTGGGATTTTTCGTGATCTAAGTGTATCATGTAGTTAAAACAGAAAGCAAATGATCTAGTTCTTCTCCGATTTCTTGTCTTAGGATTCCTGAGGGAACCTCCATTTTGTAGCTGGATTTTTTGCAAGAGATGTCTGGGAGAAACTCTGCATGTTTAATCATGGGGATTTCATGCGTCGCTATCCAATCATTAAGTTTCTTGTGATCTTCGGGATGAAGGAAGATCTTTACAGGAGATAAAGATCTCAGGGATGTATGTTGTTGTAGAGCAGAAGAAATTAGGAGAGCTAGCTCTTCAGCGTTGTCTAATTTCTTATAAAGGAATTTTTCACAGGTTAAGATAGCAAGCTCTACAAGATCGGGCTTTAGCTGTTGGGGAATTTTTTCTATTTCGGATAGCATGCGAATCGATAATTTCCGAAATATTTGAATTAAAGATAAAAGTTCTTGAAATGCTTTATCATATCCTAAGGTTTCTCCTTCTGAAAAACCTTGAGAAAATCCCTCTTGCCAGTCTTGAGTTTTTTCTGGGGCATCTTCAGTATCTGAAAGCGAACCAGGGGATTGAGACATTGTCACAAGACATACCTAATTCTTAATATTTATAATTTCAGTACTTGGTGTTGTATATCTTCAGGCAAATGTTTGAAGATTTCTTCAGCTTTTTTAGGATCCAAATACGAGAGAATCAACCTGATTTTTTCGGGAGATTCTTTTTGTAGTATCTCTACCAGCTTCGTAATATTTATGCCTTGTTTTATTTTCTTTGATTCTGAAGGAATGCGCTCGTAAGCGTAAAAGGCAAGATAGAAACTCGCAACGGCTATAATTCCTAAACTAGAAAGTAAAATCGTCCCCCCGACAAGAAGTCTATAGGAAAGCCAGTCTTTTTTGCTTGTTTGTGAGAAGGGAAATCTTTCGATAACAATAGAGTGAGTATGACCGTAGATTTTCTTTAGATGCTCTTCAGCATGAACCAAGAAAGCTTCTCTTTTTGC
Encoded here:
- a CDS encoding CT620/CT621 family type III secretion system effector, with amino-acid sequence MTLPPSFLTFNRNVTAALLGDQVDMTTPFSNAVFLFQELDQKARGLKHALGLLQEAEAKLPTPQISSELSREISFDHFPEGKIAPFVMPDVKDVTEILGNPNLAAARLFIEGLNKSFDDCLQTVDNGGVFNPTAAEEKLVKEYKIKLDTLKQQFTAGSNPTEAQYNEIYALPKEFVAALEKLQGKDAPPKSKIIHFWQNIMVVYNAMTSLSYPVSKELNVQLAECSLNIDQANTIIELIRQFSSSLKDLLNPIWNVSPTASNLDGSGYNAMQGGMTRTYLVLGGVYRMLMDKYATQSQDAMSEEVRAGVTTFINALQGLKVNNSVNLANFLSLQYAYLTCVGQFGILPDTVDNKYKEVLQAEKAFWDNRGNNNFSIASGALSTFVNNPYGSSDGIKLFSSEKTPNPTFFKECVELMTKKPTEVMSCTDYQKVIDGMNNGIKQIQAQIDKWTQQSAELMTKKASMEPESLNYFTSMTEGKKIFVETSPIQMVYSSLMLDKYLPNQQYVLETLGVQMTFSNKAAKYMNQIINYVTNFQTADVYYSLGIYLRQMNLHALTDAQGKAQGVLDKEKVRCRSDIARCERAKAELAKIIAEIESDAELTPSQQRELRMTVSGYEFQFNALIRNLGNLYVFLDEMRLNSVNNPDDIEEAFHILVNGTQSEDWPRFLSAFESFVIEGGDNGVVPGGEQQILQSLEATQQNFTTFNQNQQLALQLESSAIQQEWTMVSAALALMNQVFAKLIRRFK
- a CDS encoding membrane protein, with product MNSKLKKHLRLASFSLLALSGIFSSSTLNAMSAGNPAYPVIPGINPEQKGMCAFEICNSYNLFAALTGSLKIGFSGDYIFSESARVKDVPVVTSVNTSGTGPKPTITSTVKNFDFDLNDSQVSSSCVFASVAIQDTSPAAIPLLDVSFDVKIGGLKQYYRLPLNAYRDFTSSPLASESQVTDGLVEVQSNYGFVWDLSLKKILWKDGVSFIGIGGDYRHAACPVNYIIVNSQANPEVYFEDSNGKISYKEWSANIGITTYINDYILPYVSVAIGSASRTAPADSFQRLESQFSNLKFKVRKITNFHRVNFCCGATSCAADNFFYSVEGRWGCQRAINVTAGFQF
- a CDS encoding UTP--glucose-1-phosphate uridylyltransferase, giving the protein MTDSVIFPSAVEKSSLTEKLKSINQEHLLDSWSSLSLKQQQRLYHQLSSIDIDLFHKQRQLITSPRSILKNFHPLTSFSSSGEDPERTQVGTNLLKEKKVACVVLAGGQGSRLKCDGPKGLFPVSPIKKKPLFQLVAEKVCAASKLANQPLPLAFMTSPLNNRQTRSYFESNDYFHLDPNQVDFFCQPLWPLLSLSGDLFLEDTDTLSLGPNGNGCLATLLYTSGLWRKWRDAGIEMVSVIPIDNPLALPFDVELCGFHSMENNEVTIKAALRQTAIEDVGILVQSNDSGKTSVIEYSEIPQKERFATNPDGTLKYCLANIGLYCLSMDFIAHAALRELPLYKAHKHAKQLGLYSSEKNSWKFEEFIFDLFCFSERCQTLVYPRQECFAPLKNLEGNHSPATVREALSARERQIFHKVTGKKLSPNTTFELEADFYYPSTSTSLHWENKAFFEEPFFEAS
- a CDS encoding CT620/CT621 family type III secretion system effector; this encodes MKNSPIQRYQQPNQIFEGPVFAERRVSPAEVAADYTKMNEVASHLKIMQDLLREASDLGLNREFIASLNQDFLNTGFELAVIQTTLAEKENKEIRKQNNKVFQEHLDRMSPQALTTAPEISPGKDSIVNKMPFQSAFAYILLDKYIPEQETALYALGRELNLSGYAQNLFSPLLETIKSFNSAPITYNLGSYISQTSGTANFKYGYQIILDRYEEERLQLRNDMRSAENAQKLLTQISKNIQENNSLSDVQKKQLQDIVTSYASELKIMMTQMTTLLFNLNTLVFMPGDNEYEASYKIMGADFSIVTLQDLEHQVVDGEIDVATGTAKGGLLNFFNKCLADVQNYGDLAQTHQLMLELQMRALQQEWSLIAASLKTMHNVYRTLINSY
- a CDS encoding NAD(P)H-dependent glycerol-3-phosphate dehydrogenase, whose product is MKEKIAYLGMGIWGFCLASLLANKGYRVVGWARNPDLIAQLQIEKRHPQAPDIPLHPNLSFTTDMEEAVNEASMIVEGVSSAGIRPVSEQLKAITDLKVPFVITSKGIEQHTGLLLSEIVVEIFGNNASQYLGYLSGPSIAREVLKGCPCSVVISAYNPDTLKKIHNAFLTPTFRVYPNSDLKGVALGGALKNIIAIACGISDGFHFGDNAKSGLVTRGLHEIRKFATIMDCRPDTLNGLAGLGDLCTTCFSSLSRNTKFGKLIAQGLTLEQAKAEIGMVVEGAYTALSAYQIAKHHKIDMPITTGIYRVLYENLDIKEGIAALLQRNTKEEYL
- a CDS encoding FliI/YscN family ATPase, with translation MIHLDHEKSQIQYWQPYRSCGLLSKVSGTLLEAQGLSACLGELCRVCTPKYPDLLAEVIGFHNQTTLLMSLSPMHYVTLGSEVLPLRRPPSLHLSDHLLGRVIDGFGNPLDNKENLPKTHIKPLISPPPLPMSRQPIQEIFPTGIKVIDAFLTLGKGQRIGVFSEPGSGKSSLLSTIASGSKSTINVIALIGERGREVREYIEQHASGLQEHRTVIIASPAHETAPTKVMSGRAAMTIAEYFRDQGHDVLFIMDSLSRWIAALQEVALATGETLAAHNYAAYVFHHVSEFTERAGNNDRGSITALYAILHYPNHPDIFTDYLKSLLDGHFFLTNQGKALASPPIDILLSLSRSAKKLSLPHHYAAAEKLRSLLKTYQEALDIIHLGAYTPGHDKDLDDAVKILPNIKKFLAQPLSSYCQLENTLKELEALVELE